A stretch of the Triplophysa dalaica isolate WHDGS20190420 chromosome 19, ASM1584641v1, whole genome shotgun sequence genome encodes the following:
- the LOC130407790 gene encoding proteinase-activated receptor 2-like, with protein MSLAGIYRILMLSACLSFAPARPGGGRSFTAFQGKDTNNVTVDRITGDMLKSGLTTVFLPFMYIIIFALGLPSNAMAIWVMVFRAKKIHPAAIYMGNLALADLMFVILTPLKITYHLKGNNWTFGETMCKVMVGFFYGNMYCSILFIMCLSVQRYWVCAHPLSHQRKNNKLAVILSVCIWIFILVSSTPLYLYQQTVYLPDLNITTCHDVNSITKENQVFQDVKKPFYYFMVMAGLVFFIPMIIIIVAYVLLLRSLGNSAPGKRRQRAVFLIITVLITFLVCFIPSNVMVVVHYTLLAKGWTNNGYSSYIPVLCLASLNSCLDPFIYYYVSEEFREHVKNTLRCHSKQ; from the exons ATGTCTCTTGCGGGAATTTACCGGATCTTGATGCTTTCTGCTTGTTTGAGCTTTGCACCGGCTCGGCCAG GTGGAGGACGTTCCTTCACTGCCTTTCAGGGTAAGGACACGAACAATGTAACTGTTGACCGGATCACTGGAGATATGCTCAAGAGCGGCCTCACGACTGTCTTCCTGCCTTTTATGTACATCATCATCTTTGCATTGGGGTTGCCCAGCAACGCGATGGCGATATGGGTCATGGTCTTCCGGGCAAAGAAAATTCACCCTGCTGCAATCTACATGGGCAACCTGGCGCTGGCCGACCTGATGTTCGTGATCTTGACCCCGTTGAAGATCACCTACCACCTGAAAGGAAATAACTGGACGTTTGGGGAAACAATGTGTAAAGTAATGGTTGGGTTCTTCTACGGCAATATGTACTGCTCCATTCTCTTCATCATGTGTTTGAGCGTTCAGCGTTACTGGGTCTGCGCCCACCCCCTTTCCCAtcagaggaaaaacaacaaacttGCCGTCATCCTGTCTGTGTGCATCTGGATCTTTATTTTGGTCAGCAGCACGCCTTTGTACCTGTACCAGCAGACTGTTTACCTGCCAGACCTGAACATCACAACCTGCCATGACGTCAACAGTATCACCAAGGAGAACCAAGTGTTCCAGGATGTAAAGAAGCCCTTCTACTACTTCATGGTGATGGCAGGTCTGGTTTTCTTCATCCCGATGATAATCATTATCGTGGCTTACGTTCTGCTCCTCCGGTCGCTTGGaaactccgcccccggaaaaaGGCGCCAACGTGCAGTGTTCCTCATCATCACGGTGCTCATCACATTCTTGGTCTGCTTCATTCCCAGCAACGTGATGGTGGTTGTACATTACACTCTCCTGGCGAAAGGTTGGACTAACAACGGTTACTCCTCCTACATTCCTGTGCTGTGCCTGGCCAGTCTCAACAGCTGCCTGGACCCTTTTATTTACTATTACGTGTCTGAGGaattcagggaacacgtcaagaACACATTACGGTGTCACAGTAAACAGTGA
- the f2rl1.1 gene encoding coagulation factor II (thrombin) receptor-like 1, tandem duplicate 1, producing MTHRLIRKLALLLFIHVTSSQNMDKGFTGEETEEGVSVTVTAKTVLESKLTHIFFPIVYIVVFSVGLPTNAMAIWVFLFRTKKKHPSAIFMANLALVDLLFVIWTPLKIAYHFNGNNWIYGEALCKVFVAFFYSNMYCSTIFIACISVQRYWAVVHPLSQQKKNNRLAIGVSVCVWLVVWLITIPLYLYDQTVKVTNLNILTCHDVTRPSQSLYPSIYFLTMGILGFLVPCIVCIVSYVLMLRSLKSSMTDESIALKRRKAVILIVTVLVMFLICFTPSNIMVVVHYSLLLAGVQDSGYGFYISTLCLASLNSCVDPFVYYFISDEFREHVRNTFMCRSERTAQRMRVSFSALKYSKKTSKYTSDSGNTQSSSS from the exons ATGACACACAGACTGATCCGGAAACTTGCTTTGCTTCTTTTCATCCACGTGACGTCAAGTCAAA ACATGGATAAAGGCTTTACTGGCGAAGAAACTGAGGAGGGTGTAAGTGTGACAGTGACCGCTAAAACTGTGCTGGAAAGCAAGCTCACCCACATCTTCTTCCCAATTGTGTACATCGTCGTCTTCAGTGTGGGCCTGCCGACCAACGCTATGGCCATCTGGGTCTTTCTCTTCAGGACGAAGAAGAAGCACCCCTCCGCCATCTTCATGGCCAACCTCGCACTGGTGGACCTTCTCTTTGTTATCTGGACCCCTCTGAAAATCGCATACCATTTTAACGGCAACAACTGGATTTACGGAGAAGCCCTGTGCAAAGTGTTTGTGGCCTTTTTCTATAGCAACATGTACTGTTCCACTATCTTCATCGCGTGTATCAGCGTCCAGAGGTACTGGGCCGTAGTTCATCCGCTTTCCCAGCAGAAAAAGAACAACAGGTTGGCGATCGgcgtgtctgtgtgcgtttGGTTGGTCGTGTGGCTTATCACCATACCTCTTTATCTTTACGACCAGACTGTAAAGGTCACCAACCTCAATATCCTCACCTGCCACGATGTCACTCGTCCCAGCCAATCACTCTACCCCTCCATCTACTTCCTGACCATGGGAATTCTGGGATTTTTAGTTCCCTGCATAGTGTGTATAGTGTCGTACGTACTGATGCTGCGCTCCCTCAAGAGCTCCATGACGGACGAATCGATCGCTCTGAAGCGCAGGAAGGCTGTCATTCTCATCGTCACGGTACTGGTGATGTTCCTGATTTGTTTTACGCCCAGTAACATCATGGTCGTGGTGCATTACTCCTTGTTGCTTGCAGGTGTTCAGGACAGCGGCTACGGCTTTTACATCAGCACTTTATGTCTGGCCAGCCTCAACAGCTGCGTTGATCCGTTTGTGTATTATTTCATCTCAGACGAGTTTAGGGAGCATGTCAGAAACACGTTTATGTGTCGCAGCGAGCGCACGGCCCAGAGGATGCGTGTCTCTTTTAGCGCTTTGAAGTATTCAAAGAAAACCAGCAAGTACACATCGGACTCCGGCAATACGCAGAGCAGCTCCTCCTGA
- the LOC130407788 gene encoding proteinase-activated receptor 2-like, with the protein MALAGICRILMFSACLIFASAEPNKSRGRGLIVIAGRDTEPIVVDTLRSGLTTVFLPIIYIIVLALGLPSNAMALWVLLFRSKKIHPSSIYMGNLALADLMFVILTPLKIAYHLKGNNWTFGEGMCKAMVGFFYGNMYCSILFIMCLSVQRYWVCAHPLSQQRKNNKLAIILSVCIWIFILVSSTPLYLYQQTVYLPDMNITTCHDVNSITEESFGNGNVFQDVKKPFYYFMVMAGLAFFVPMVIIVVAYVLLLRSLGNSAMEGSAGKSRRRAVFLIITVLITFLVCFIPSNVMVVVHYALLAKGWTNNGYAFYITVLCLSSLNSCLDPFIYYYVSDEFREHVKNTLLCRSSRTVERMRVSFSSMKYSKRTKTYTSSSGHTENSTC; encoded by the exons ATGGCTCTTGCCGGAATTTGCCGAATCTTGATGTTTTCGGCTTGTTTGATCTTTGCGTCCGCAGAGCCAA ataAAAGTAGAGGACGCGGTTTAATTGTCATTGCCGGTCGGGACACTGAACCGATTGTTGTAGATACGCTCAGGAGCGGCCTCACGACCGTCTTCCTGCCTATTATTTACATCATCGTTCTTGCTTTGGGGTTGCCCAGCAACGCAATGGCATTATGGGTCTTGCTCTTCCGGTCAAAGAAGATTCACCCTTCTTCCATCTACATGGGCAACCTGGCACTGGCCGACCTGATGTTTGTGATCTTGACCCCACTGAAGATCGCCTACCACCTGAAAGGGAATAACTGGACGTTTGGGGAAGGAATGTGTAAGGCAATGGTTGGGTTCTTCTACGGCAACATGTACTGCTCCATTCTCTTCATCATGTGTTTGAGCGTTCAGCGTTACTGGGTCTGCGCCCACCCCCTTTCGCAacagaggaaaaacaacaaacttGCCATCATCCTGTCTGTGTGCATCTGGATCTTTATTTTGGTTAGCAGCACGCCTTTGTACCTGTACCAGCAGACTGTTTACCTGCCAGACATGAACATCACAACCTGCCACGACGTCAACAGTATCACAGAGGAGAGCTTCGGCAATGGCAATGTCTTCCAGGATGTAAAGAAGCCCTTCTACTACTTTATGGTGATGGCAGGTCTGGCTTTCTTCGTCCCGATGGTAATCATAGTCGTGGCTTACGTCCTGCTCCTCCGGTCGCTTGGAAACTCAGCCATGGAGGGCAGTGCTGGAAAAAGTCGTCGGCGTGCCGTGTTCCTCATCATCACGGTGCTCATCACATTCTTGGTCTGCTTCATTCCCAGCAACGTGATGGTGGTTGTACATTACGCTCTCCTGGCGAAAGGTTGGACTAACAACGGCTACGCCTTCTACATCACCGTGCTGTGCCTGTCCAGCCTCAACAGCTGCCTGGACccttttatttactattatgtGTCTGACGaattcagggaacacgtcaagaACACGTTACTGTGCCGTAGCAGTCGCACGGTGGAGAGGATGAGGGTGTCTTTCAGCTCGATGAAATACTCTAAAAGGACCAAAACGTACACTTCCAGCAGTGGCCACACCGAGAACAGCACCTGCTGA